The Candidatus Zixiibacteriota bacterium genomic interval CAACCGGCGCAGATGATATATTTTTTGCCCAGTTCGGCGTCTCAATTGGCAATTTTTCGGGACTATCTATTAATTGGTATTCAGGCAAAACTTCAAGTAAAGAACTGTGAATTATGCTTTGTTTGATATCTTTCAACTCAATGGTTTTATCATTTGAGGTATGAATAATTATCTTAATCGGGAAAGTAATATCGGGAGATACCCATTGGGTGATAAGCTTCTGTCCCATTTGCTTAATAATATATTTATCACATCTCATTTCATCAAGTTCTGCTCTGCCTATAAAAATGACTTTAGCTGAGGCAGCTATATTCCTGACATATTGAAATGGGTCTTTTTTCAAACAAAACGGGTCATTGATATTATACTCCATATATTTTCTTTCCGCAGGCAGTAATATCTTTGTTATAGCAGCTTCTGTATCTACGATAACTATTATTTCCTTGTCATCATCTGTTAATTCCAGGCGGTATTTTGCATTGCTAACAAAAATTTTGCCTGTCTGGGTATTATTCCCCTCGCTGATAACCAGATCTGCTGAAAACTGCCCCGCCTTAACCGGCACACAATAAGTAAATATTATGGCCAGAACAATCACCATAATACCCCATTGCAATGATATCCTCTTTGGCATCCGCTTCTCCTTTACTTGCTTAGCTTTAAAATGAACTATTAAAATACTTTACTTCCCTAAATGTTTTAAGTTTCCGAATAAATTTATCACACTTTATTCACAACCGACAAAGATATAAAAAAGTTGTCATAACAGCTACATAAAATTAAAATTAATATTCATAGCCGCAAACATTTATTTATATCTTAACAACATTACCTCCAAAGCCACCCCGTATGTCATAACGTATGATATATATGGCGATTACACGTCATGCAAAAAAAGCTTAAAAAATATCTTGACTTGCAGTTAGTTAATTCGTATTATGTTCGGCATGACGAACTTATGGTTAAAAAAACTTGATTTACTGCCAAATCCGGTTTTGAGCGAAAGCCTTGAAGACTATCTTGAGACAATCTATCATATTACCTCAGAAAAAAAGGTTGCCAGAGTTAAACAGATATCCGAGCGGCTAAATGTAAATAAATCCTCAGTAAGCGGAGCGCTTCATATATTATCCGGCAGAGGATTAATCAATCATGCTCCATATCAAGTTATAACCTTAACTGCAAAAGGTGTAATTATTGCCAAGGATATTATTAGCCGTCACCAAACGATAAGAAGATTTTTCATAGAAGTTTTGGCGGTTGATTTAAAACTTGCTGATGAAACCGCCTGCAAAATGGAACATATTATGCCGCGGGAAATCCTGGAAAAATTTGCCAAATTCATAGAATTCTCTGAACACTGTGCCGGTGAAGGATTTGAATGGGCAGAGGGATTTGGATTTCGCTGTAATAAACAGGGGAAAACAGATCAATAAAATGGCTATTGTTAACTTTAGCATAGCATCCTCCTTGAATAATGGTATGGTTTATGGAAATTGTCTGCCGTGCCATATCTACTTTGATGATGGGCGGTGTTGTTCCGCCCGTCATCTGCTTATTAACTTCGAGATATAGAACAGATTATAAACAAGAAATATAGAATATCAACAATGAGAAAGTTCAATTCACATGAAAACCTATTGAGGTTATTATCAGTTATTATTCTACTTTCCCTGATAGGTTTTATTATAGCGACTCTTATATCTCTTCATATTCACATATTGCCGGATGGCAGAGCGATTGTTCATAGTCATCCCTCAGGGAATGAGCATTCGGAAAATTCTCAGAACAAACAACATTCGCATACTAACAGCGACTATCTATTCATAAACCATTACACTTCTCTGCTGAATAATGCAATCATTATCGTTTTTATTTTTTTATTCTTCTATGCAATAGTCAAATCATTTTCTGACGAAAGAAAGCTTGCTCTTATCAATAATATTTATAACCGGCACCGGCTGAGGGCTCCTCCTAATTTCCTTATCTGACAAATCTAAAATTATTATAAAATCAAATAGATTGCTTTATTGTTAATTTAAAATAACAATAAAGCGTTAACACAACCTGTAATTTACACTGAATGTTGAGGAGATAATTATGAAAAGAAATAAGGAATTTTTACTATTATTATCGATATTTTTTATAGCGTTTTCAACAAATGCAATATACGCCGGCGAGATTGAAATGCCGAAATTTCACGTTGAGGTTGCAGTTCAATCATTGATATTTTCAGGCGATGATATCGTTGATGACAGTACCGGCATGTCAATTTACACGGTTCCCTCTAATAGATTTGAGATTCGCCATGCCGGTTTTGAGATAGATGGTGAGATTAGCGATTATGCTGAATACTGTATGGAAATCAGCGTATCTACCTGCGGGGCATCATCGGGAGCTGTTTCGGTATCGGAGGCTTCTTTATTTTATAAACCCCTCAAATTCCTCAAGGCGGGAATCATGAAAGGTCATTCAATGCGCGGTTTTGAGTTATATAAAGAATGTACGGATGTCTTAACCGCCGAGAAGCCGCGTTTTGCCACTATATTCTCTCAATGTCATCCAACCGGCGCAGTTATTGAGGCTGATTACGATATCGATGAGAGGATGGGGATTCACGCTCAAGCAGGTTACTTTAACGGATTGAGCAACTCTATTGATGACGAACATGATATCAATATGGGATTGCAATTCCGAACGCCTGTAGAGGGTTTGGCTATCGGCGGTTTTTATACCGACTGGCAATGGAAAGTTTTTGATTATGCGGAAATGAAAAATATCCCTTATGACGGTTCTCGAATGGCTTTTGGTGCTTTGTATGAAAATTACAATGCTCATATAAGCGGCGAATATTATTTGGGTACTGGGTTTAATGATCCCAATCCGATTCGCGCCGCCTATATGATTTCCGGCGATACTCTGCAGAGCGAAGACCTTGAAATGAACGCTTTCTATGTTGAGGGCGGCTATACTCTAAACACTGGGCAGGTTATGATGCCTTTCATGCAGCCTTATCTAAGGTATCAATCATGGAACAAAGCCGCCAACGCA includes:
- a CDS encoding metal-dependent transcriptional regulator is translated as MTNLWLKKLDLLPNPVLSESLEDYLETIYHITSEKKVARVKQISERLNVNKSSVSGALHILSGRGLINHAPYQVITLTAKGVIIAKDIISRHQTIRRFFIEVLAVDLKLADETACKMEHIMPREILEKFAKFIEFSEHCAGEGFEWAEGFGFRCNKQGKTDQ